The following are encoded in a window of Flavobacterium psychrotrophum genomic DNA:
- a CDS encoding superoxide dismutase, producing the protein MKRVKIFVSALIAVAALQSCKEKNNLEEVVAVPEAQKEASAPVGNPDDIKADDASGKFQLVKLPYKYDALAPNIDARTMEIHYSKHYKKYTDELNKAVKGTPLEGKTIEEIFAGLDLENKPVRNNAGGYYNHGLFWEIMGPNAGGEPKGALAEAIKADLGSIEAFKTQFTEAATKQFGSGWAWLVVTKDGKLAVGSTANQDNPLMPGQAINGKPILALDVWEHAYYLEYQNKRPDYITNFYNVINWDAVSKKYEAAIKK; encoded by the coding sequence ATGAAAAGAGTAAAAATTTTCGTTTCGGCTTTAATCGCAGTTGCTGCATTGCAGTCTTGCAAAGAAAAAAATAACCTTGAAGAAGTAGTGGCTGTACCAGAAGCACAAAAAGAAGCTTCTGCTCCGGTAGGAAATCCTGATGATATTAAAGCAGACGATGCTTCAGGAAAATTTCAACTGGTAAAATTGCCTTATAAATATGATGCGCTTGCTCCAAATATTGATGCACGCACAATGGAGATACACTACTCTAAGCATTATAAAAAATATACAGATGAACTAAACAAAGCTGTAAAGGGCACACCGCTTGAAGGTAAGACTATTGAAGAAATATTTGCAGGCCTTGACCTTGAAAATAAACCGGTGCGCAATAATGCGGGTGGTTATTATAACCATGGATTATTTTGGGAAATAATGGGTCCTAATGCCGGTGGCGAACCTAAAGGAGCCCTTGCAGAAGCTATCAAAGCTGACCTTGGAAGCATTGAAGCTTTTAAAACCCAGTTTACAGAAGCCGCAACTAAACAATTTGGTTCTGGTTGGGCATGGCTTGTGGTTACTAAAGATGGTAAACTAGCCGTAGGTAGTACTGCAAATCAGGATAATCCATTAATGCCTGGGCAGGCAATAAACGGTAAACCAATTCTTGCGCTTGATGTTTGGGAACATGCTTACTACCTGGAGTACCAAAACAAAAGGCCTGATTACATCACTAACTTTTACAATGTGATTAACTGGGATGCCGTTTCTAAAAAATATGAAGCTGCCATAAAAAAATAA
- a CDS encoding lactate utilization protein B/C, with product MSLFKKIFGTGEVSGEEKNADANHFLPEQDLPVDEMFTLNFKKNGGKFIYCDNIGEVHEQFLNVLEENDWFECEALCFEPKLYSLLDENKLIYDKPHHPKFILATCESLVAEEGSILFSSKQIKQYKPSDLPDNMIIYATTSQILGNKSDCLRSIKIKYDKEYPTNITAIKYFEKAKDEDFLHYGSVAKNLYLLLLEDL from the coding sequence ATGAGCCTATTCAAGAAAATTTTTGGCACAGGAGAAGTTTCAGGAGAAGAGAAAAATGCAGATGCAAATCACTTTCTTCCTGAACAGGATTTACCTGTAGACGAAATGTTTACGCTAAATTTTAAGAAAAACGGCGGTAAGTTTATTTACTGCGATAATATAGGAGAAGTACATGAGCAGTTTTTAAACGTGCTTGAAGAAAATGACTGGTTTGAGTGCGAAGCCCTTTGTTTTGAGCCAAAACTCTATTCTCTTCTTGACGAAAACAAGCTCATCTACGATAAGCCACACCATCCTAAATTTATATTAGCTACCTGCGAAAGCCTTGTTGCAGAAGAAGGTTCTATACTGTTTTCTTCAAAACAAATAAAGCAATACAAACCCAGCGACCTGCCGGACAATATGATTATCTATGCTACCACCAGCCAGATACTGGGCAACAAGAGCGATTGCTTACGATCTATTAAAATAAAATACGACAAAGAATATCCTACTAATATTACAGCCATAAAATATTTTGAAAAAGCAAAAGATGAAGATTTTCTTCATTACGGCAGTGTTGCCAAAAACCTGTACCTCTTGCTTTTAGAAGACCTGTAG
- a CDS encoding acyl-CoA-binding protein, which yields MPDRELDTLFEDAYERACNMTEALPQDVMLRIYAYYKQATAGIVVNHHQSFNLRDAFKMNAWMQIRHLSADEAKRLYIEIIDSLTK from the coding sequence ATGCCTGATAGAGAACTGGACACACTTTTTGAGGATGCCTATGAAAGGGCATGCAACATGACCGAAGCCTTGCCTCAGGATGTGATGCTCCGTATTTATGCCTACTATAAACAGGCTACAGCCGGTATAGTAGTTAATCATCATCAGTCTTTTAATTTAAGAGACGCTTTTAAGATGAATGCCTGGATGCAAATAAGACACCTGAGTGCCGATGAAGCCAAAAGGCTATATATAGAAATAATAGATTCATTAACTAAATAA
- a CDS encoding phosphatidate cytidylyltransferase — MNESLTRSISGLVYIVLLIGATLLSPTSFVMLFSIFMLVAVYEFCKLSSLKGVLPYVMAGIGIILFGIFRSSNFYTNLLLNIGALVVSFSLLIELFSVDTPKLKDSTAKYVRLTGYVIIPFLLIIKLPFIDGNAAFTFNPYVIIGMFVLIWANDTFAYIVGKSIGKNKLFERISPKKTIEGFIGGVIFTVAGAYILGLYYTFLTPMQWMAFAAILSIFGTLGDLVESKLKRAAGVKDSGNIMPGHGGILDRLDSVLFAIPFLFLYYQILKYVS; from the coding sequence ATGAACGAAAGCCTTACCCGATCGATATCAGGATTAGTCTATATCGTACTTTTAATAGGTGCCACGTTACTCTCCCCTACAAGTTTTGTAATGCTGTTTAGCATATTTATGTTAGTTGCGGTTTATGAATTTTGTAAACTTTCTAGCTTAAAGGGTGTCTTACCTTATGTAATGGCGGGTATAGGAATAATTCTTTTCGGAATTTTTAGGAGCAGCAATTTTTATACTAACCTTTTATTAAATATAGGGGCGCTAGTTGTATCTTTTAGCTTACTAATCGAACTTTTTTCTGTCGATACGCCTAAGCTAAAAGACAGTACTGCAAAATATGTTCGCCTTACAGGCTATGTTATTATTCCTTTTCTGCTCATCATCAAATTACCTTTTATTGATGGCAACGCTGCTTTTACTTTTAATCCTTATGTAATTATAGGTATGTTCGTGCTTATATGGGCTAATGATACTTTTGCTTATATTGTAGGTAAAAGCATTGGGAAGAATAAGCTGTTTGAGCGTATTTCGCCTAAAAAAACCATTGAGGGCTTTATTGGCGGCGTAATTTTTACAGTTGCCGGTGCTTATATATTAGGCTTATATTACACTTTCCTTACACCAATGCAATGGATGGCTTTTGCCGCAATCCTTTCTATATTTGGCACTTTGGGCGATTTAGTAGAATCAAAACTTAAACGTGCTGCCGGTGTTAAAGACAGTGGTAACATAATGCCGGGGCATGGTGGTATATTAGACCGCCTTGACAGTGTTTTGTTTGCAATACCTTTCTTATTTTTGTATTACCAAATCTTAAAATATGTTTCATAA
- the ftsH gene encoding ATP-dependent zinc metalloprotease FtsH: protein MSKDNKPNKLKISPWVIYGGILLMFLGINYFSGATTWSEPKEISLSKFYTYLDQKQVDKVVVYNKTEAEVYLNKQALTNPLHKDVEKDVFKNENTKGPHYLVQIGNDELFQKKLDEATSKGFLTSYDYKTKGNYMEWIVGILPLIVLAGIWLFMMRRMAGGGAGGGGGQIFNIGKSKAKLFDEKNDIKVTFKDVAGLEGAKEEIQEIVEFLRNPEKYTNIGGKIPKGALLVGPPGTGKTLLAKAVAGEAKVPFFSLSGSDFVEMFVGVGASRVRDLFKQAKEKSPAIIFIDEIDAVGRARGKNNFSGSNDERENTLNQLLTEMDGFGTNTNVIVLAATNRADVLDKALMRAGRFDRQIYVDLPDIRERREIFEVHLKPLKKSEDLDTEFLAKQTPGFSGADIANVCNEAALVAARKDKKAVDKQDFLDAVDRIVGGLEKKNKIVSTEEKRAIAIHEAGHATVSWMLEHAAPLVKVTIVPRGQSLGAAWYLPEERLIVRPDQMLDEMCATMGGRAAEKVIFNRISTGALSDLEKVTRQARAMVTIYGLNEKLGNVTYYDSTGQSEYNFSKPYSEETAQLIDKEISALIEGEYQRAIQILNDNKDKLLKLADILIEREVIFKDDLEEIFGKRPFEKSGAEVVTEA from the coding sequence ATGTCAAAAGATAATAAACCAAACAAGCTGAAAATAAGCCCATGGGTTATTTATGGCGGTATACTCTTAATGTTCCTGGGTATCAATTATTTTTCAGGAGCAACAACCTGGAGCGAGCCAAAGGAAATTTCACTTTCTAAATTCTACACGTATCTGGATCAAAAACAAGTTGATAAGGTTGTAGTTTATAATAAAACGGAAGCTGAGGTTTACCTTAATAAGCAAGCACTCACAAACCCATTGCACAAAGATGTTGAGAAAGATGTTTTTAAAAATGAAAACACAAAAGGCCCTCATTATCTTGTACAAATTGGTAACGACGAGCTTTTCCAGAAAAAACTGGATGAGGCAACTTCTAAAGGTTTCCTTACTTCTTACGACTATAAAACAAAAGGCAACTATATGGAATGGATCGTTGGTATCCTTCCGTTAATTGTTCTTGCCGGTATATGGCTGTTTATGATGCGCAGGATGGCTGGCGGCGGTGCCGGTGGCGGTGGCGGCCAAATTTTTAATATTGGAAAAAGCAAGGCTAAACTCTTTGACGAAAAAAACGATATTAAAGTTACTTTTAAAGACGTAGCAGGCCTTGAAGGTGCTAAAGAAGAAATTCAGGAGATTGTTGAATTTCTTAGAAATCCTGAAAAATATACCAACATTGGTGGTAAAATACCAAAAGGAGCTTTACTTGTAGGCCCTCCGGGAACTGGTAAAACCCTACTGGCAAAAGCCGTTGCAGGCGAAGCTAAAGTACCATTCTTCTCGCTATCAGGTTCAGATTTTGTTGAGATGTTTGTGGGTGTTGGTGCAAGCCGTGTTCGCGACCTGTTTAAGCAGGCCAAAGAAAAATCTCCTGCAATCATATTTATTGACGAGATTGATGCTGTAGGCCGTGCCCGTGGTAAAAACAACTTTAGCGGATCTAATGATGAACGCGAAAATACACTTAACCAGCTACTGACAGAGATGGATGGTTTTGGCACCAATACAAATGTTATTGTACTTGCCGCGACTAACCGTGCAGATGTACTTGACAAAGCACTTATGCGTGCCGGACGTTTTGACAGGCAAATTTATGTAGACCTTCCGGACATTCGTGAGCGTAGGGAGATATTTGAAGTACACCTTAAGCCACTTAAGAAATCCGAAGACCTTGATACAGAATTCCTTGCCAAGCAAACTCCAGGATTTAGCGGTGCTGACATTGCAAATGTTTGTAACGAAGCTGCCCTTGTAGCTGCCCGTAAAGACAAAAAAGCGGTTGATAAACAAGATTTCCTTGATGCGGTGGACCGTATTGTAGGTGGCCTTGAAAAGAAAAATAAGATTGTTTCTACCGAAGAAAAACGCGCTATTGCAATACACGAAGCAGGCCATGCAACAGTTAGCTGGATGCTAGAGCACGCTGCCCCTCTTGTTAAGGTTACTATAGTACCGCGCGGACAAAGCCTGGGTGCTGCATGGTATCTGCCTGAGGAGAGACTTATTGTAAGACCAGACCAGATGCTTGACGAGATGTGTGCAACTATGGGTGGACGTGCTGCTGAAAAAGTTATTTTTAACAGGATATCTACAGGCGCACTTAGCGATCTTGAAAAAGTTACAAGACAAGCCCGTGCCATGGTTACCATATATGGACTTAATGAGAAACTGGGCAACGTTACATATTATGACAGTACAGGCCAAAGTGAATATAACTTCTCTAAGCCTTATTCTGAAGAAACCGCACAACTGATAGATAAAGAAATATCAGCACTTATTGAAGGAGAATATCAGCGAGCTATCCAGATATTGAACGATAACAAGGATAAACTTCTTAAGCTTGCCGATATCCTTATTGAGAGGGAAGTTATTTTTAAAGATGACCTTGAAGAAATTTTTGGCAAAAGGCCTTTTGAAAAATCAGGTGCTGAAGTAGTTACCGAAGCGTAG
- a CDS encoding biotin--[acetyl-CoA-carboxylase] ligase, with translation MNIIKLSAINSTNDFLKQLLSTGNVENFTVAVAEHQTAGRGQMGAQWNAEAGKNLTFSLLIKDLLTDINGIFGLNVAIAVSIAEALAEFNIEALSVKWPNDILAVNKKLGGVLIENIIKSSGDIYSVIGIGININQHDFTGLPKATSLLVAAGREFDKEEVMTAILAKIKRHTTAILNGSIDALWDTYHSMLFKKGIPMPFEKDGRQFMGIIQGVSKNGSLRLLLEDETIAEYGLKEVQLLY, from the coding sequence ATGAATATTATCAAACTCAGTGCCATAAACTCTACAAATGATTTTCTTAAACAGCTTTTGTCTACAGGCAATGTTGAAAACTTTACTGTAGCAGTTGCAGAGCATCAGACGGCCGGTAGGGGGCAAATGGGCGCGCAGTGGAATGCAGAGGCGGGTAAAAACCTTACGTTTAGCCTTTTGATAAAGGATTTGCTTACCGATATTAATGGCATATTTGGGCTAAATGTAGCCATAGCCGTAAGCATTGCAGAAGCACTGGCTGAGTTTAATATTGAGGCACTTTCTGTAAAATGGCCAAACGACATTTTGGCAGTTAATAAAAAGCTTGGCGGGGTTTTGATAGAAAACATCATAAAAAGTAGTGGCGACATCTATTCTGTCATAGGGATTGGCATAAATATAAACCAGCACGACTTTACCGGACTGCCAAAAGCGACATCGCTTTTAGTGGCTGCAGGAAGGGAGTTTGACAAGGAAGAAGTAATGACTGCCATTCTTGCGAAAATAAAGCGGCATACAACGGCTATTTTAAACGGCAGTATTGACGCTTTATGGGATACATATCATAGCATGCTTTTTAAAAAGGGAATACCTATGCCTTTTGAAAAAGATGGCAGGCAGTTTATGGGTATCATACAAGGGGTGTCTAAAAATGGCAGCCTGCGTTTGCTCCTTGAAGACGAAACCATTGCAGAATACGGACTTAAAGAAGTACAATTGTTATATTAA
- a CDS encoding acyl-[acyl-carrier-protein] thioesterase — MPIATDFTSIYSHDWEINFVQCTPNGLLKHTELCNLLQLTAGYHAEKGGLSFTDMQEHHQAWVLSRMRVEIESLPKWRDIVTVKTWIYDLQGSRSIRALEMYVGDKKIVGCVTYWAVFNTKLRKAEALALPHEHFIKYPEKEATSESFKKVTLQPDAKLHSERKVVLSDLDIVNHVNNVKYLEWCLDAIDYKPLLRQQLLSFDMNFMRELQLGQDVQLVATQQDKQTFFSINKEDKPCFALELNWK; from the coding sequence ATGCCAATAGCTACTGATTTTACATCGATATACAGCCATGACTGGGAGATAAATTTTGTACAATGTACGCCAAATGGCCTGTTAAAGCATACAGAACTTTGTAACCTGTTACAACTTACAGCCGGCTACCACGCCGAAAAAGGCGGCCTGAGTTTTACTGATATGCAGGAGCACCATCAGGCATGGGTACTGAGCCGCATGCGTGTTGAAATAGAATCGTTGCCTAAATGGCGCGATATTGTTACCGTAAAAACCTGGATTTATGATCTTCAGGGTTCACGCTCTATACGTGCGTTAGAAATGTATGTGGGCGATAAAAAAATAGTGGGCTGTGTTACCTACTGGGCTGTTTTTAATACAAAACTTCGTAAAGCCGAGGCTCTTGCATTACCACATGAACATTTTATAAAATACCCTGAAAAAGAAGCCACATCAGAATCTTTCAAGAAAGTAACACTACAACCCGATGCTAAATTGCACAGCGAGCGCAAAGTAGTACTTAGCGACCTGGATATTGTAAATCATGTTAATAATGTAAAGTACCTGGAGTGGTGCCTGGATGCCATTGATTATAAGCCGCTATTAAGACAGCAATTACTAAGCTTTGATATGAATTTTATGCGCGAACTACAGCTAGGTCAGGACGTTCAGCTTGTAGCGACACAGCAGGACAAGCAAACATTTTTCAGCATCAATAAAGAAGACAAGCCCTGCTTTGCACTGGAACTCAACTGGAAGTAA
- the rsfS gene encoding ribosome silencing factor: protein MAKKNVSNDDLLANIIKGIEEVKGNDIDILDLREIDNTVCDYFVICNGTSNTQVNAIVHSIQKVVSKELKDKPWHVEGTENGEWVLMDYVNIVVHVFQKHIREYYNIESLWGDARITSIANNY from the coding sequence ATGGCAAAAAAAAATGTAAGCAATGATGATTTGTTAGCAAATATCATCAAAGGGATAGAAGAAGTAAAAGGTAATGATATTGACATCCTGGACCTTAGGGAAATAGATAATACTGTTTGCGATTATTTTGTAATATGTAATGGTACCAGTAACACCCAGGTTAATGCCATAGTACACTCTATACAAAAAGTAGTATCTAAAGAACTTAAAGACAAGCCATGGCACGTAGAAGGTACTGAGAATGGCGAATGGGTTCTTATGGACTATGTAAATATTGTGGTACACGTGTTCCAAAAGCACATTAGAGAATACTATAATATAGAAAGCCTTTGGGGAGACGCCCGTATTACGTCTATAGCTAACAATTACTAA
- a CDS encoding phosphatidylserine decarboxylase family protein gives MFHKEGAKIIFGALAISVAIVLLSEQFIHSFWLLKIVQITVLVFLILILQFFRNPRRHVIATDHNIIAPVDGKVVVIEEVYEPEYFKDKRLQVSIFMSPINVHVTRYAVNGLVKFSKYHAGKYLVAWHPKASEENERTTVVIENNLFGEVLYRQIAGALARRIVNYAQQGMQVVQGTDAGFIKFGSRVDLFLPLGTEVNVKLNQKAIGGKTIIATKA, from the coding sequence ATGTTTCATAAAGAAGGAGCTAAAATTATTTTCGGAGCCCTGGCTATTTCAGTAGCTATTGTGCTTTTATCAGAACAATTCATACACAGCTTTTGGCTGCTGAAAATTGTACAAATCACAGTACTCGTATTTCTTATACTGATACTTCAGTTTTTCAGGAATCCAAGGCGTCATGTAATTGCCACAGACCACAACATCATAGCGCCGGTAGACGGCAAAGTGGTAGTGATCGAAGAGGTTTACGAACCGGAATATTTTAAAGACAAACGCCTGCAGGTATCTATCTTTATGTCGCCCATAAATGTGCACGTAACGCGCTATGCAGTAAATGGACTTGTAAAATTTAGTAAGTACCATGCCGGTAAATATCTTGTAGCATGGCATCCAAAAGCCAGTGAAGAAAACGAACGTACTACTGTAGTAATAGAAAACAATCTTTTTGGAGAGGTACTATACCGCCAGATAGCAGGTGCACTTGCCCGCAGAATTGTAAACTATGCACAGCAGGGCATGCAGGTAGTACAGGGTACAGATGCAGGCTTTATAAAATTTGGGTCGAGGGTAGATTTATTCTTACCTTTAGGTACTGAGGTAAATGTAAAACTGAACCAAAAAGCAATAGGCGGTAAAACCATTATAGCAACTAAAGCATAA